The Oreochromis niloticus isolate F11D_XX linkage group LG18, O_niloticus_UMD_NMBU, whole genome shotgun sequence DNA window ttCTTAGTTGGGGGGGGACTAATGATTAATTATTTGTGTGTATACATCCGTGCTGGTCACTGTAATTAAAGTTCAGGGAAATTAAGTCTAAAGTgaagttgttgggttttttctaaAAGCTACAAGCAGCTGCTGGTTGGGTAAAAGCCACATGTTTGAGACCCCTGATCTAAACATGTGTAGTTGTAGAATCAGTTGTCAGGATGGCACTTTTGTGGATTTCCTGTTGCCCGACTAGCCTGTGTGTATCTGTCTTGTATATTTGCATTTTTCTAACTTCTCTCTGAGCATCTTTTTAACTTTGTAAAAACTGCCTTAAGCTGTAGTGAGGCTCGTTTTCACTCTCTGGCAGGATGAACAGTGGCAGTAAATGTTCAGTTTACAGGATTCACTAACTTCTATTTCTTCTCCTCTTACAGGAATAACTctgagggctttttttttttttttttaatcctctaCACCCTCCCAGAATCCAACATCCAGAACTCCACATATAACGTCGGGACTCTCAGAAGACTAGAAAGGCCTCCTACTCTCCAAGTGCTGCAGCTCCGCCACTAGTTACAACAATCATCTGCAAAACAACTAAATGCATTTTGCATGAGAAGGAAGCAACGTTGCATTATCAAACAAGATTATACAGAAAACCATGTGATTCTCCAAGTGGTTCCTCAATCCATCTGCACGCCAAATCCCTGTGTGCAGCAAGCGAAACCTTTTGCTTTCACTGCCTTATATGACTTTGATGCATTTTTATGATTATTGAGAATAATTATTGTAGCAACGTTTTATTTATGAAATAAAGCCATCACTCCGGAAACTTAAAATCGCTGTAGGCTGTATATGTTAGAGAGCGTACACTATTTAACCTCGCAGTAGAAGTGCCAACGTTATTTACAAGCAAGCATCGCCTCATTCCCTCAAACAGCTCCATGGTTATCCAGCAGGTATGTCACTACAGAAATCACTACAGCTACCTACTGTACATATCAAAGCTTTCCTAGGAAAATAGCAAATTATCTTTCAcagctgaattttttttttttttttttttgtcatgtctACTTGAATAGCATTTTCCTTTTATATtatcatttcagtgtttcatcatttcTCATTGATTGATTCCCCCGCTTTTTAGAGACTATGTCCTGGCAAAAAAGTCAAGGAATCAAAGGTTTCTGGGCATGAAATGGATTTTATTTGCCTGTGGagggtttgtgtttttattctccAGGGTAGATGATCAGCTGCAGCACAAGTCCCAGGTTTGTGTGACTGTGAGGCAAAGGGTTCAGACTGGCGAGCTCTCCCCTGATTTACATTCAAAGCCAAGAGAGATCTATAATCCCCCTCCACTTCCGCCCACCCTGAACACATCAGCTGTGTTGCCCCCCCCCTTATCCATTCTAATGTATCCAAAAATTGAGTATTATTGATGTACAGCTGTGTTTTCCTTAAAAAGGTGCAAAAGTGGCAagtgcatttgttttgtttttttttaatttgctggTCTCttctaaaataataaaaaccacCACAGTACTGAAACCTGTGTCAGCACTCATTTATCCCTGTTTAAGTATCAGTTTTTGTCATCTCTAAACAAATGGCTCAAATAGTGGAAATATGATTGAATAGTTGTGCTCATTTGAAATTATGTgtaaatttgattttaatttgatATTAAATTGTTACATCTTAAAGTTTCACTTTGCGGAAATATGCTAAAATCAATTAGGCTGAGCACACGGCGGAAACGGATCGATCTTTAAGCGTAAAATCAAACTTCAGCAGGGGGAAATTATATAAAAATGACATAATTAAAGTTAAACTAATGTTTAAATATGATGATGGGAGGCAGTTGAGGCTGTAAGCTGCAGCCCATCTATTATTTATGAAACCAAATGCTCCAAACCCTTAATTGACCTGTTAAAAGGAGAGCCCGCGGGCTAATTAAGACAGGCGTTGTGCAGTCAGAGGTAATTACTGTGAATACGCGGAGGCCTCCGAAGCCCCGCCCCTTTGCGTACGTGCGGTTATTTCACAAGATTTATAGAAAGTAAGAGCGCTCACTCCGTCTCTTACTGTGTGAGTAAATGTGCATTTGTTACTAAAGTGCACCTCAGAGTCGCATGAATGTCACCACAGTGGTTACAAAGAATATTAACTACACACAGGACTAGAAATGTATAAAAAGGGAAAGTATTTCCAGGTGGAAGGAAACTGCTGAAACTCATAAAAATCTACAatagaaatgttttgtttttttgttttttttaaagaattgtCACACATGATGTGACAGTAGAAAACATGTGGCGCAATGGTGTATTATGTAAGTGTTTTATCACTCTAGCCCACTTGAGACCACACTGGGCTGTAGCCCATGAACTAACACTCCTGCTGAACAATATTGGCGTAAACACCCCTGGCTGCTCCATCttcagcatcctttgtccagtatacCCACTATTCCTcctgtccaaaccatctcagcctcatgcagtcatttctaatcttgtgaATGCTAGTCTTAAATTTCAGCATCTTCATTTCAGCCACcgaaaaacagaaaattttaCGTGTGGTGTGGGGAGCAAAGGAGGGGCACATACCTCTTCAGCAAGTATGTGAAAATCCCTATATGTAAACGAGTCAACAAAATATccacaaaaacactttaaatcgATTTATTGTATTATctcttttaagaaaaaaaagatttttttttgtataaatgagaccccccaaaaaagttccccaaaacaaatacagaaaaagaaCTTAAATTACTGTACTGGGGCAATGAACATAAAAGTTGTGGTGGGCAGCTGGGGGCTGTTGCTCCCCTGTGCCCCCCTGTAGGTCTTCCCCTGCTAAAAGcttatcaaaaagaaaagcttcGAGCCGCAGATGATACTTTGTGTCTGTAGGTTCTCAGACAGTCTAAGACTTGGACTGAGAGCGAGTGGACTTCTTTATGTTTCTTAAAGACATTTCACCTTTCATCCAACAGACTTCTTCAATTCTAAAACCAAATGGTGGGGAGTCCTGGGAATTTAAATCCTAGTGGGAATTGTCCCTTAAGAGGGTGTCATGTGTCTCATTGAGTGTCACTGTGTATCTGGATTTCTTGGGGCTTTTGTTCAGttaatatgaataaataaagacttTTTGTAATCAAATGTTCTTAAGTTTGACTTCAAGACGTGAACAGACGGGTTATCTGACGGGTGTTTGCttgtattatatttaaaaatcaccGATATATTCAGGACGTCGTCTGATTTCCGGCAGAGTGAGTCACTTCCGCGTGCATAGACGATCTCGGTGGCGCGCTTCGCTCCGGTGCTGTAGGTGGCAGCAGAACAATGCAGCATTTCCTGTGGAGCCGCACAGTCACaacaagaggaggaagaggaaaaacGACAGCTCTGGATCGTCGTCGACTGCCTTGCGTGACAACACAGGGAATCGCGTTCAGGCTTCGGGtattaacattttttatttcctctttgtCTGCTCGGGCGGCGCGGAACAGCGCGCGGCGGGTTTTCGGAGGTTTGTCGGTCTGTTCGCCGCCGTCTCCTCCGCTGTTTGTGAACTCAGTTAAAGGCACCAGAAACATGCCAATGGAGGCTTGCTGACCAAAATGGCTGGGCGCagtgaaatgtgaaatattCTTGCTAAGGTTATCCTTCCTGCACGCGACGCGACTGTCACGCGAACTCGGCGGTAAAACGCGCTTTTTAAGTGGAGAAAAGTGCGAGTGTTTGTTTCTGCTGCCgttacttttctgtttttgcttcttATTATTAGCGCTACTGCGGCTCTGGGCCCTGCCGTATTTTTTCTTCGGGGTTTCTGCATCGGTTGTTTGGCCACTTGTTTGCTCTCTTGTCTGTCTGGCGCTCGTTTCTGAACAGATTCACCTTCGGTTGCAAGTTTCTCCGATACTTTGTTTGTTAGGTGCGCTGCATACGCTACCTGTATATATTTTCCAAAGTGGCATGCAAATAGAGCTCCACCCCTCAGCTGTGCAGGGTGCATGCATGCCCTCGCTCTTTGGTGGGAATCAAAATATTTGACAagtttgctgatttttttttttttccctccccctCTGCAGGTTGCTCCAGTTTGTCCTGCAACATGTCTGATTTACTAAGATATATCGACTATGACCACAAAGCCACCTTTCTGAAGATGCTCAACCAGCAGAGGTTGGAAGGTGAGCACTGTGATGTGGTGGTCGTGGTGGAAAACATAGAGTTCAGGGCTCACCGCTGTGTCTTGGCCGCCTGCAGCAACTATTTCAAAAAGCTCTTTAAGAAACAGAGCGACGAGGACAACTCCATCGTGGAGTTGGACTTCATCCGTTCGGATATCTTCGAGGAGGTGCTCAATTACATGTACACAGCCAGGCTGGCTGTGAGGAAGAAGGACATCAATATGATGATGTCGTCCGGTCAGATCCTGGGCATCAACTTCCTGGATAACTTGTGCACCCAGAAACGGGAGCTGACCAACATGAAAACGCGGGAAAACCAGGCACCGGGTGACCACGGGATGAGAGCTCAGGATGCCATCCTGAAGGAGCTGGctatggaggaggtgaggaagaaCAGCTTCTATGATCAGGGGATGGATAGCATGGGGCCTGGTGGCTCACACGTGTCTCAGCCGCACAACTATAACACCAACATGGGCAAAGAGCCGCACAGCCACACCTGGGGCTCATCGACCTCCAGCGACATGAAGCTGGAGTACCTGCTGTACGGCCACCGCGACCACGGCTCCTGCCAGAGCACGGGAGCGAAGCCCATGGACCACAACGCCAAAAAGGAGCGTCTGCTCACCGCCAACCGCCCCTACGGCTGTGAGCACTGCCCCAAAGCCTTCACCACCGCCGCCCACCTCAAGGAGCATCTGAAGATCCACTCCGGCTTCAAGCCGCACCGCTGCGTGGTGTGCGGCAAGGCGTTCATCAGGGGGCCCGACCTGAAGAGGCACGAAAGGGTCCACAGCAACGAGAGGCCCTTCGCGTGCCAAATGTGCGAAAAGGCATTCAAGCACAAGTCCCACCTGAAAGACCACGAACGGCAGCACCGGGGCGAGCGGCCCTTCAACTGCGGCTCCTGCGACAAAGCCTTCATCAAAGCGTC harbors:
- the LOC100712380 gene encoding zinc finger and BTB domain-containing protein 14 — its product is MSDLLRYIDYDHKATFLKMLNQQRLEGEHCDVVVVVENIEFRAHRCVLAACSNYFKKLFKKQSDEDNSIVELDFIRSDIFEEVLNYMYTARLAVRKKDINMMMSSGQILGINFLDNLCTQKRELTNMKTRENQAPGDHGMRAQDAILKELAMEEVRKNSFYDQGMDSMGPGGSHVSQPHNYNTNMGKEPHSHTWGSSTSSDMKLEYLLYGHRDHGSCQSTGAKPMDHNAKKERLLTANRPYGCEHCPKAFTTAAHLKEHLKIHSGFKPHRCVVCGKAFIRGPDLKRHERVHSNERPFACQMCEKAFKHKSHLKDHERQHRGERPFNCGSCDKAFIKASDLKRHWNTMHSANPRRQMSLSPAASQQGQGDATDQRDWKMETGLHSHNSGDC